One genomic window of Medicago truncatula cultivar Jemalong A17 chromosome 1, MtrunA17r5.0-ANR, whole genome shotgun sequence includes the following:
- the LOC112421406 gene encoding uncharacterized protein → MDATKTIAICQSGGKFETAKDGTLSYKGGDAHAMDIDDQMKFIDFKVEIAEMFSFSHVSSMSIKYFLPGNKTTLISISNDKDLQRMVKFHHGSSTVEIYIFVEDPLVLEALSTMPASRSSRTTLSETALPINTILNPEGDYAPPDASHDTIPMDTDMDIPLLSLSSNEEKLAKGAQQWQNTITGVGQRFNSVHEFRELLRKYAIAHQFAFKYKKNDSHRVTVKCKAEGCPWRIHASRLSSTQLICIKKMNPEHTCEGAAGTTGHQATRGWVAGIIKEKLKACPDYKPKDIVNDIKQEYGIQLNYFQAWRGKEIAKEQLQGSYKEAYSQLPFFCEKLMEANPGSLAMYTTKEDSSFDRLFVSFRASLYGFQQGCRPLIFLDSIPLKSKYQGALLAATAADADDGVFPVAFAIVDAESDDSWHWFLLQLKSELSTSVPITFVADRENGLKNSIAEIFEGSFHAYCLRYLTEQLFRDLKEQYSHEVKRLMIEDLYAAAYAPKPEGFQNCMENIKRISVEAHNWVMQSDPQNWANSFFQGTRYNHMTSNFGELFYSWASDADDLPITQMVDVIRGKITELIITRKAESDQWSTRLSPSMEEKLKLEIQKSPSLQVILSADSTYEVCGDSSELVDIDRWECSCKTWQLSGLPCCHAIAVIVAIGRSVYDFCSRYCTSESYRLTYSECINPIINMDVPAAIEPLVTVTPPPTRRPPGRPAAKRYGSQDLVKRDLHCSRCKGLGHNKSTCKDELYLSNT, encoded by the exons ATGGATGCTACAAAGACAATTGCAATTTGTCAATCAGGAGGAAAATTTGAAACTGCAAAAGATGGTACTTTGTCATACAAAGGTGGTGATGCTCATGCTATGGATATTGACGATCAAATGAAATTTATCGACTTTAAGGTGGAAATAGCTGAGATGTTTAGTTTTAGTCATGTTAGTAGCATGTCTATTAAGTATTTTCTTCCGGGGAATAAGACCACTCTCATTTCAATTTCGAACGATAAGGATTTACAACGAATGGTTAAGTTTCATCATGGTTCGAGTACGGTTGAAATTTATATCTTTGTTGAAGATCCACTTGTCCTTGAAGCGTTGTCAACCATGCCTGCCAGTAG GTCAAGCAGAACAACTTTGTCTGAAACAGCGTTGCCTATCAATACCATACTGAATCCTGAAGGCGATTATGCTCCACCTGATGCTTCTCATGATACTATTCCGATGGATACAGATATGGACATACCTCTTTTGAGTCTTTCGTCAAACGAGGAGAAGCTTGCTAAAGGGGCACAGCAATGGCAGAATACTATCACTGGCGTGGGTCAAAGGTTCAACAGCGTACATGAATTTCGAGAGTTGTTGCGTAAATATGCTATTGCTCATCAGTTtgcttttaaatataaaaagaatgATAGTCATCGTGTGACTGTTAAATGCAAAGCTGAAGGTTGCCCTTGGAGAATTCATGCGTCGAGGCTGTCAAGCACTCAGTTGATATGCATAAAAAAGATGAATCCGGAACATACTTGTGAAGGGGCTGCTGGAACGACAGGGCATCAAGCAACTAGAGGTTGGGTGGCTGGTATTATCAAGGAAAAGTTGAAAGCTTGTCCTGACTACAAGCCCAAGGACATTGTCAATGACATCAAGCAGGAATATGGAATTCAACTTAACTACTTTCAAGCATGGCGTGGGAAAGAGATTGCAAAGGAGCAGCTTCAGGGTTCCTATAAAGAGGCGTATAGTCAGTTACCTTTTTTCTGTGAAAAATTAATGGAGGCTAATCCTGGAAGTCTAGCTATGTATACTACTAAGGAAGACTCAAGCTTCGATCGTCTCTTTGTATCATTTCGTGCTTCGTTGTATGGCTTTCAACAAGGTTGCCGACCACTGATTTTCCTTGATAGCATTCCACTGAAGTCAAAATACCAGGGGGCATTGTTAGCAGCAACAGCTGCTGATGCAGATGATGGTGTATTCCCTGTTGCCTTTGCCATTGTTGACGCTGAATCTGATGATAGTTGGCATTGGTTCTTGCTTCAACTCAAATCAGAGCTGTCAACATCTGTTCCCATAACATTTGTAGCAGACAGAGAGAATGGACTGAAAAACTCAATTGCTGAGATATTTGAAGGTTCATTTCATGCGTATTGCCTGCGATACTTAACGGAGCAACTTTTTAGAGACTTGAAAGAGCAGTATTCGCACGAGGTAAAGCGACTCATGATTGAGGATTTATATGCTGCTGCTTATGCACCCAAACCAGAAGGTTTTCAGAACTGCATGGAGAACATCAAACGGATTTCCGTAGAAGCTCACAATTGGGTTATGCAAAGTGATCCCCAGAATTGGGCGAATTCATTTTTTCAGGGTACTAGGTATAATCACATGACTTCAAACTTTGGGGAGCTGTTCTACTCTTGGGCATCAGATGCAGATGATTTACCGATAACACAGATGGTTGATGTTATTCGGGGCAAGATTACAGAGTTGATTATTACCAGAAAGGCAGAATCTGATCAGTGGTCGACTAGACTAAGTCCATCCATGGAGGAGAAGCTTAAACTGGAAATTCAAAAAAGCCCTTCACTTCAAGTTATATTATCGGCTGATAGTACATACGAAGTTTGTGGTGACTCATCTGAGTTAGTTGATATTGACAGGTGGGAATGTAGTTGTAAAACCTGGCAGCTAAGTGGGCTGCCATGCTGCCATGCCATTGCTGTCATTGTTGCGATAGGCCGGTCTGTTTATGATTTTTGCTCTAGATACTGTACATCTGAAAGCTACAGATTGACTTACTCAGAGTGTATAAATCCGATAATAAACATGGATGTGCCGGCTGCAATTGAGCCCTTGGTAACAGTAACACCTCCTCCCACCCGACGACCACCAGGCCGACCAGCTGCAAAGCGATACGGCTCTCAAGACCTAGTCAAGCGGGATCTACATTGCAGCCGATGCAAGGGACTAGGGCACAACAAGTCTACTTGCAAGGATGAGTTGTATCTCAGCAATACTTGA